In Nostoc sp. UHCC 0926, a single genomic region encodes these proteins:
- a CDS encoding ROK family protein — MVSSQVIGIDVGGTAIKLGRFAADGTCLQSLTVTSPQPTTPEAVLALIVDAIAQIDPDNQTVAIGVGTPGPSDATGRIAKIAINLPGWRDVPLADWLEAKTGKPTAIANDANCALLGEAWLGAGRHFQNLILLTLGTGVGGAIILDGKLFIGHQGAAGELGLISLNPDGPICNSGNRGSLEQYACATAIRRRALKEPIELGVLAQQGDPTALTFWEEYGSNLGIGLTSLIYVLTPQAIVIGGGISGSFEFFFPAVKAEIEKRVQPLSREGLQILPAELGNFAGIVGAAKLAWQNYSGF, encoded by the coding sequence GTGGTGAGTTCTCAAGTAATTGGTATTGATGTGGGGGGAACAGCTATTAAGCTGGGGCGTTTTGCAGCTGATGGTACTTGTCTGCAATCTTTGACTGTGACATCTCCCCAACCAACAACACCAGAGGCTGTGCTGGCGCTGATCGTAGATGCGATCGCCCAAATTGATCCAGATAATCAAACTGTTGCTATTGGTGTCGGGACTCCTGGCCCATCTGATGCAACCGGACGCATTGCCAAAATTGCGATTAACTTGCCTGGATGGCGCGATGTGCCTTTAGCAGACTGGCTAGAAGCTAAAACTGGCAAACCTACTGCGATCGCTAACGATGCTAATTGCGCTCTTTTGGGAGAAGCTTGGCTGGGAGCCGGTCGCCACTTTCAAAATCTGATTCTGCTCACTTTAGGAACTGGGGTTGGTGGCGCAATTATCCTTGATGGCAAACTATTTATTGGACATCAAGGAGCTGCTGGGGAATTGGGTTTAATTTCATTAAATCCTGATGGCCCAATTTGTAATAGTGGCAATCGAGGCTCTTTGGAACAATATGCCTGTGCTACTGCAATTCGCCGCCGCGCTCTCAAAGAACCCATCGAATTGGGTGTTCTTGCCCAACAAGGAGATCCCACAGCATTGACTTTTTGGGAAGAATATGGTAGCAATTTGGGAATTGGTTTGACAAGTTTGATTTATGTCCTCACACCGCAAGCGATCGTGATTGGTGGTGGGATCAGTGGCAGCTTTGAGTTTTTCTTCCCAGCAGTGAAGGCAGAAATTGAGAAGCGAGTTCAGCCTTTATCACGAGAAGGTTTACAGATATTGCCAGCAGAGTTAGGCAATTTTGCTGGGATAGTAGGTGCAGCAAAGTTGGCATGGCAAAACTATTCAGGGTTTTAG
- a CDS encoding SDR family NAD(P)-dependent oxidoreductase, which yields MTEFFLKKRKFDCERTVVVIGGTSGMGLATAQVLSSEGYRVIISGRSQDTINKALSQVFDPKFDVPFWLEPLRWP from the coding sequence ATGACAGAGTTTTTCTTGAAAAAGAGGAAATTTGATTGTGAGCGAACCGTTGTTGTAATTGGTGGGACATCAGGTATGGGGCTGGCAACTGCACAGGTACTCAGCAGTGAAGGGTATCGCGTCATCATTTCTGGTCGTTCTCAAGACACGATCAACAAGGCACTCTCTCAAGTTTTTGATCCAAAATTTGATGTTCCGTTTTGGCTAGAACCCTTGAGATGGCCTTAA
- a CDS encoding ABC transporter permease produces the protein MAITKRRLPTFLQFAKSPNLSQKLMLIGLAITLFFIFLAFFAPVFQAWGWLQNPKDFLSNPIHEPPSAKHWFGTSRLGYDVFSRTLFGAQAALQVVILATGLSMIIGVPLGMLSGYLGGKLDKVLLFIMDSIYTLPGLLLSVTLAFVVGRGILNAAIAISIAYIPQYYRVVRNHTVSVKTEVFIEAAQAMGASTWVVLSRYLFFNVIQSVPVLFTLNAADAILVLGGLGFLGLGLPEEVAEWGHDLKQALEALPTGIWWTTLFPGLTMTCMVVGLSLLGEGLNEFVNPRLRRENRIRN, from the coding sequence ATGGCCATTACAAAACGGCGGCTACCGACATTTTTACAGTTTGCCAAAAGTCCCAATCTTTCTCAGAAACTCATGCTCATCGGGTTAGCCATTACCCTATTTTTCATCTTCCTAGCATTCTTCGCTCCCGTATTCCAGGCTTGGGGATGGCTGCAAAACCCCAAAGATTTTCTCTCTAATCCAATTCACGAGCCACCCTCAGCTAAACATTGGTTTGGTACTAGTCGCCTGGGCTATGATGTGTTCTCCCGGACATTGTTCGGCGCTCAAGCTGCTTTGCAGGTGGTGATTTTGGCAACAGGGCTGAGTATGATTATCGGTGTACCTTTGGGGATGCTGAGTGGTTATCTCGGCGGTAAATTGGATAAAGTGTTGCTGTTCATTATGGATAGCATCTACACCCTACCGGGACTACTGCTGTCTGTGACACTGGCGTTTGTGGTGGGGCGTGGGATATTAAATGCAGCGATCGCTATTAGCATTGCCTACATCCCCCAATATTACCGCGTTGTTCGCAACCACACCGTGAGTGTGAAAACTGAAGTGTTTATCGAAGCTGCTCAAGCAATGGGCGCTTCCACTTGGGTTGTGCTTTCTCGTTATCTGTTTTTCAACGTCATTCAAAGCGTACCCGTCCTATTCACACTCAATGCTGCTGATGCGATTTTGGTGTTGGGCGGTTTAGGCTTTTTGGGGCTAGGACTTCCCGAAGAAGTGGCAGAATGGGGACATGATTTAAAACAGGCTCTAGAAGCTCTACCTACTGGCATTTGGTGGACTACGCTTTTCCCCGGTTTAACGATGACATGCATGGTGGTAGGGTTATCACTACTTGGTGAAGGGTTAAACGAATTTGTCAATCCTCGTTTACGGAGAGAAAATAGAATCCGAAACTAA